The stretch of DNA TATTCCAAGGGCTTCGATGCGCTGGCCGAAGGGATGATGGCGCTCGCCTCGGGTGAGGCACGGACCGCGCTGGCCAAGGCGGAAAAGGCCGACCGCTACCTGGACCGGCCCGAACTGACCAGCCTGCTGACGGCACAGGCCGCCGAAATGGCCGGCGACCGCAAAAAAGCAGAAGAAACATATCGCAAACTGGTGACGAACGATGCCACGCGCTTTGTCGGCGTGCGGGGCATCATGAAACAAAAGCTGGCGGACGGGGACACCGACACCGCCCTGCAACTGGCGGAAAAGGCGTTCGCCATCAAACCCAAGCATGAAGAGACGCAGGACATCCTGCTGAAACTTCAAGCGGACAAGGAAGACTGGACAGGTGCCCGCGCGACCCTCAGCGCCAAACTGAAACACGGCAACCTGCCCCGCGACGTGCACAAGCGCCGGGACGCCGTGCTGGCGCTGAGCGAGGCGCGCAAAGTGCTGGAAGAGGATGAAACGATCGAGGCGCGCGAAGCCGCGATCGAAGCAAACCGCCTGTCCCCGGACCTGATCCCCGCGGCCGTGATGGCTGCGCAAGGCTACATCGAAAAAGGCCAGAAACGGTACGCCACCCGCATCCTGAAAAAGGCGTGGGATGCCCAGCCGCACCCGGACGTCGCCGCCGCCTTTGCCGGGATTGAACCGAACGAAGGGTCGGCCGAACGGCTCAAGCGCTTTGCAGCGTTGACCAAGACCACCGCAGACCATGCTGAAACCAAGATGCTGATGAGTGAACTGCACATCGCAGATGAGGATTTCCCGGCAGCCCGCCGTGCGCTTGGCGGCCTCGCGCAAAGCGATCCGACAACACGCTCACTGACGCTGATGGCCGCCATTGAACGGGGCGAGGGCGCAAGCGACGCTGTCGTTCAGGGCTGGTTGGCCCGCGCCGTGACGGCGTCGCGCGGTCCGCAATGGGTCTGTGACAACTGCCAAAACATCATGACGGCGTGGGCACCGACCTGCAGCAACTGCGGCGCCTTTGACACGCTGACGTGGAAACGGCCACCAAACGCGGAACTTGCGCTTCCCGGTGGCAGTGAAATGCTGCCCCTCCTGGTCGGCGCGCCAGAGGGCACAAAGGACGAAAACGAAGGTGCGGTGGTCGAAGAGGCCAACGTGATCGAGGCCGAGGATATGGGGAACCCAACCGTCAAAAACACTTGATTTTGCGGTTTGTCCCTATTGTCATTGGGCAACGCTTTGGGCGATTGACCGCCCGTGTATGAAAAATTTGTGTGTACCACCGCTATTTCCGGCTAGACCATTTTTAAACATGACGCCCCAACAGGCTCAGAGGGACAAATCGTGCAAAATCCATTTCGCTTTCTTGCGTCAGTCGTGCTTCTTTTTGTCCTGGCGGCCTGTACCCTGCCGCGCGGCGCCGCCATCGAAGGCGAAGTGATCCGCAATCAGAACAACGAAGACGCGGCATTTTCGGTCGTTCCGATCACACGGGAGAACGTGGCGCAGCTGGCGACATGGCCCGTAACCGGATGGGAAGGGCAATACCATTGGTTCACCCGCAACCCCGGCCCCAAGTCCAACGTCATCCGCCCCGGCGACAGCATCAACCTGGTGATCTGGGACAACCAGGAAAACTCGCTTCTGACCGGCCTCCAGCAACAAAATGTTGCGCTTGAGGGGATCATCGTATCGCCCGGCGGTATGATTTTTGTACCTTATATCGACGAAGTGCGCGTCAGTGGATCAACCCCCGACGCCGCACGGCGCCAGATCGAAGAACAGCTGCGGTCTGTCGTGCCCGACCCGCAGGTGCAGCTGTCCGTTCTGTCCGGACCCGATAACTCGGTTGATGCCGTGGGCGGCTTCAACGCACCCGGAAACTTCCCGCTGCCAAACCGGAACTTCTCCATCCTCAGCCTGATCTCGGCAGCGGGCGGTATTTCTCCGGAATTGCAAAACCCGCTCGTGCGTGTGACCCGCGGCGGCCAGACCTTTGGCATCCGCGCCGATGACTTGTTCAAGCGGCCCTCGGCCAACGTCATCCTGCGCGGTGGCGACCAGATCATTGCCGAAGAAGACGAACGGTATTTCGTGGCGCTGGGTGCCACAGGCACCGAAACCATTGTCCCCTTCACCCAGGAACGCATCAACGCGGTTGAGGCGCTGGCGCTGGTCAACGGCATCAATGATTCACGCGGCAACCCCAAAGGCGTCCTGATCCTGCGCGACTACACCCGCCAGGACCTGCGTGCAGATGGGTCCGGACCGACCAAAACCCAAGTGGTCTTTGCCATCGACCTCACATCGGCGGACTCGCTCTTTGCCGCGCGCAAATTCAACATCAACCCAGGTGACCTTGTCCTTGCCACCGAAAGCCCGATCAGCTCGGTCCGCACCATCTTTGGCCTGATCGGATCGGTTGTCGGCGTGGGCAACTCACTCGACGGAAGCTAAAAAGGCCGCGCACTGCGCGACCTTTGATCAATTGAATGGGCGGGGCATTCCCCGCCCTTTTTCTTTAGTAGCGGTAGTGTTCCGGCTTGAACGGACCTTCGGGTGCGACACCGATATAGGCGGCCTGGTCCGGATCCATCTTCGTCAGCTTGACGCCGATGCGGTCCAGATGCAGGCGCGCCACCTTTTCATCCAGATGCTTGGGCAGAATGTAGACGTCATTCTCGTAATGCTCGTTCCGGGTCCACAGTTCGATCTGCGCCAGCACCTGATTGGTGAAGGACGCGGACATCACGAACGACGGGTGACCCGTCGCATTGCCCAGGTTCAGCAAACGACCCTCGGACAGCAGGATGATGCGGTTGCCCGAAGGCATCTCGATCATATCCACCTGTTCCTTGATGTTGGTCCACTTGTGGTTCTTCAGGCTGGCCACCTGGATCTCGTTGTCGAAATGGCCGATGTTCCCGACAATGGCCATGTCCTTCATCTCGCGCATGTGCTCGATGCGGATCACGTCCTTGTTGCCAGTGGTGGTGATAAAGATGTCGGCGTCCAGGTTCTCTTCCAGCAGAACAACCTCGAACCCGTCCATCGCCGCCTGAAGCGCACAGATCGGATCAACCTCTGTCACCTTCACGCGCGCACCCGCACCGCTCAAGCTGGCGGCCGAACCCTTGCCCACGTCACCATACCCCATAACAACAGCAACCTTGCCGGCCATCATGGTGTCCGTCGCGCGGCGAATACCGTCGACCAGCGATTCCTTACAGCCATACTTGTTGTCGAACTTCGACTTGGTCACGCTGTCATTCACGTTGATGGCGGGGAAGGGCAGCTGCCCTTGCTTCACCAGATCATACAGGCGGTGCACACCGGTGGTCGTCTCTTCGGACACGCCCTTGATCTGGTCACGCATCTTGGTGAACCATCCGGGGCTCTGCTCCATGCGCTTGGCGATCTGCGCCTTGATAACGGTCTCTTCTTCCGACGTGGGCACGGGAATGATCTCTTCGCCCGCCTCGGCCCGCGCACCCAACAGAACATACAGGGTCGCATCGCCACCATCGTCCAGGATCATGTTCGGCCCATCGGCAAACTGGAACGACCGGTCCAGGTAATCCCAATGCTCTTCCAGGGACTGCCCCTTGATGGCAAAGACAGGCGTCCCGCCCGCCGCGATGGCCGCCGCCGCATGATCCTGTGTCGAAAAGATGTTGCACGACGCCCAACGCACATCGGCGCCCAGCTCTACCAGCGTCTCAATCAGAACAGCCGTCTGGATCGTCATGTGAAGTGACCCGACAATGCGCGCACCGCTCAGCGGTTTGCTTTCGCCATATTCCACGCGGCACGCCATCAGGCCCGGCATCTCGGTTTCGGCGATATCCAATTCCTTGCGGCCATAATCAGCCAGCGCAATGTCCTTGACGATGTAATCCTGCGACATCCGTTTGTCCTTTCAAATCCGGTTGTCGCGCAGATAGCACTGACCCCCCTCCGGGGCAATCGCCCTGAGGGTCAGGACGCGTCGGATGTCAAAAGGTCAAGAAAGGCAAGGGCCGAGCGGGGCGCCGCATCACCCTTCTCCCGCAAGATCCGCTCAAACGCCACGATGGGATCATCGCTCGCGCTCCAGTTCTCACCCTGACTCAGAACGCAGGCGCGGTCGTCGCTGCCCAACTCCATCAACGTCCATGTGCCGGTCGCCTCGGACGCCCATAATTGCTGATCCGCGGCCCAGGCCCCTGCAACAGGCGTCTCGCCATACCAGTCGATCAACGCCGCCTCCATTTCGGCGGCCTCCATACAGACAGGATTGGCCAGCACTGCGGTCGCGGTCGCGAGCGGTGCAAGAGATGTCAGAACCAGGGCTTTCAGAACGTGTTGCATGTCAGATAAACGCCAAACTCCGGATTGTGTTCCCGACCCCAACACGGTCCCGACTGCCGCGCGCATCCACGCAACCGCTTCCCCACTGCGCACCCCTGCGCTAAGCACGGGGCAAGACCGGAGACAGAAATGGCAAAACAACCCCGTGCATGGCAGCGCATGTTATCGGGCCGCAGGCTGGACCTGCTGGACCCCACCCCCATGGATATCGAGATCGAGGACATCGCCCACGGCCTTGCCTTTGTCGCGCGCTGGAACGGACAGACAGCGGGGGACTACGCCTATTCCGTGGCCGAACATTCGCTTTTGGTAGAGACGCTTTTTGGCCGTATCGCACCCAGCGCACCAGCGAAATGGCGGCTGGCGGCACTGCTGCACGATGCGCCCGAATACGTGATCGGCGACATGATTTCACCGGTCAAGGCGGCTGTAGGTCCCGACTACAAACTGCTCGATGAACGGCTCGAGGCCGCCGTGCACATCCGCTTCGGCCTGCCCGCCAAGGTGCCGCAAACGATCAAGCGCCAGATCAAGAAGGCGGACCGCATCAGCGCCTGGATGGAGGCGACCCAGATCGCCGGCTTTACCGAGGCCGAAGCCAGCAAATTCTTCGGCAAACCCGACACGGCACTGACCCACGGCCTGCACATCGTGCTGCGCCCACCGGTCGAGACGCGCAATGCCTTCACCGCCCGCCATGCCAGCTTGCTCAAGGATTGCACATGATCCACGTCCGCCCCGCCATCGCACTTGACGCCCCGTCCATGGCGTCGCTGCTCAACGCCATCATCGACAGGGGCGGAACGACCGCACTGACCACCAAGGTCTCCGGTGTGGACCTCGCTGACTGGATGGCCGCCAATGATGGGCGGGCCGCGTGGCATGTCGCCGTGAACCAGGCCGAACAGGTGGTGGGCTTCCAATGGATCGAACGCGCCAACTACCTCCCGCCCGAGGCAGCAGAGATCGCGACCTTCGTGCAAATGGGCCAGACCGGTCTCGGCATCGGGTCAAAGCTGTTCGATGCCACACGCAAGGCGGCCAAGGCCATCGGCTACACCTGGATCAACGCCAACATCCGCGCGGATAACGAGGGCGGGCTGATCTACTACCAGTCGCGCGGGTTTCAGGACTATGGCAGGTTAGACGGGTACGAGATGGCGAACGGCCAGATCGTGGACAAGATCCTCAAGCGCTACGACCTCTAAGCCGGATGTGCACCAAGACGGTGCACGGGGTGTGCACACTCGGTGTACGGGTTGTGCACACGGCTCATATCCCGGCAGTTTTCAAAAACTGAAAACTATATCCAACCACAAAATCGTCTGCGGTCCACTTCTCTGGTTTGAAAAATCCTCGGGGGGAGGCCGCAGGCCGGGGGGCAGACAGCCCCCCTCTGAGCTCTCAACGCGGCGAACGTTTCGCCAGGATGCGCTGCAAGGTCCGCCGGTGCATGTTCAACCGCCGCGCCGTTTCGGACACGTTGCGATCGCACAGTTCATAGACGCGCTGAATATGTTCCCACCGCACGCGGTCGGCGCTCATCGGGTTCTCCGGTGGCGGCGGCAGGTCGTCACCGGTGGCCAGCAAGGCGTTGGTGATGTCGGTCGCATCCGCAGGCTTTGACAGGTAATCCGTGGCCCCGATCTTGACCGCTGCGACAGCCGTCGCAATGGCGCCGTAGCCGGTCAGAACAACCACGCGCGCATCGGGCCGCTTGTCCCGCAACACCTCGACCACGTCGAGGCCGTTGCCATCCTCAAGCCGCAAATCAACCACGGCATAGGCCGGGGGGCGGGCGGTCGCGATGGCTTTGCCAGCGGTGACGCTGTCTGCGGTCTCAATCTCAAAACCGCGCTTCTCCATCGCTTTGGCCAGCCGCCGCAGAAACGGCTCATCGTCGTCAACCAACAAGAGCGATTTGTCCGCGCCCAAGTCACGCATTGCCGCTTCGGCCATCGAATTCTCCAGTTCCCGCTTATTTTTCTGGCTGAAGATGAATATGGCGCGCGGAGCCTGCGGGGTCAAATTTTTCCGGCGATATCAGGCGTTTTCGACAAAGCAGGCAACACGGTCCGCCATGGCATCCGCGCCGATGTCGCGGCGGAAAAACTCAACAAAACCATGCTCCGGCAGCACCAGGTACGTAAAGGTTGAGTGATCGACGAGGTAAAATTCGTCCGATTTGTCATGTGCCTTGTAATAGGTCCGGTAGGCCTTGCTTGCGGCATCGGTCTGTTCCAGCGACCCGGTCAGGCCAATCATCTTCTCATGCAGGTTGTAGGCAAAGTCGCCCACGATGTCGGGCGTGTCCCGCTCGGGGTCGATCGAGATAAAGACCGGCGTCACCGAAACGCCGCGCTCCGCCAGCACATCAACCGCTTCCGCGTTGCGGGCGGTATCCAGTGGGCAGACATCGGGGCAGAAAGTGTATCCGAAATAGATCAGGCTCGGCTCGGTGATGACATCCTGGTCCGTGACGGTCTGGCCTTCGGCATTGACCAGTTCGAACGGACCCCCGATCCCGTTGCCGTCACCGGCCACCTGGGTCGCGTTGCACTGGGCAAACGCCGTGTCCTCGCCCCCCGATTGTGTCACCCACCAGATCCCCCCAAGAAAAAGGGCCGCGACAAGGGCTGCAACGGGTGCGATGATACGGGTCATGTTCGGCCTCCGGGCTAGAGTTGTATCCTAGCTAACAATCCGCGGCGCGTGTTCAATAAACGACGCGTTCAATAAACGAAGAAGTGACACAATGGCGCAACCCGACTTTGGCCTGCTGACCGGCCAGCAAAGATCGAACTGGATTCGCCTGCGCACGATGATCCTTCTGCGCTGGGTGGCGATCGTCGGCCAGCTTGTGGCGCTGACGGTCGCACAACGGCTCTACGGCCTGCAGCTTGAACTGGGCCTGTGCTACCTCGCCGTCGGTGTTTCTGTCATAGGCAACCTGATCGCCATCTTTGTGTTTCCTGAAAACAAGCGCCTGAACGAAGGCGAAAACATGATGATGGTCCTCTTCGACGTCCTGCAGCTTGGGTTCCTGCTGTTTCTCACCGGCGGCCTGCACAACCCGTTTGCATTGCTCTTGCTGGGGCCTGTCACGATCTCTGCCGCGGTTTTGACGACCCGATCGACGCTTCTTGTCGGCGCCACGGCCATCGTGATCGTGACGATTCTGTCCGAATACCACCTGCCCCTGCGCACGCAGCAGGGGTTCATCCTGCGCATCCCCGACCTGTTTGTCTTTGGCAACTGGATCGCCTTGGTGATCGCGATCTGTTTTATCGGCCTGTATTCGCGCCGCGTCACATCAGAGATTCACTCGATGTCGGACGCCCTGTCCGCCACGCAGCTTGCGCTGTCCCGTGAACAAAAGCTGACCGATCTGGGTGGCGTCGTTGCCGCGGCGGCGCACGAGTTGGGCACGCCCCTTGCCACCATAAAACTGACAAGCGCCGAGTTGATCGAAGAGTTGGACGACAGGCCAGAACTGAAAGAAGACGCCGCGTTGATCCGCGAGCAGGCGGATCGTTGCCGTGACATCCTGCGCGACATGGGTCGCGCCGGG from Tateyamaria omphalii encodes:
- a CDS encoding HD domain-containing protein → MAKQPRAWQRMLSGRRLDLLDPTPMDIEIEDIAHGLAFVARWNGQTAGDYAYSVAEHSLLVETLFGRIAPSAPAKWRLAALLHDAPEYVIGDMISPVKAAVGPDYKLLDERLEAAVHIRFGLPAKVPQTIKRQIKKADRISAWMEATQIAGFTEAEASKFFGKPDTALTHGLHIVLRPPVETRNAFTARHASLLKDCT
- the ahcY gene encoding adenosylhomocysteinase, coding for MSQDYIVKDIALADYGRKELDIAETEMPGLMACRVEYGESKPLSGARIVGSLHMTIQTAVLIETLVELGADVRWASCNIFSTQDHAAAAIAAGGTPVFAIKGQSLEEHWDYLDRSFQFADGPNMILDDGGDATLYVLLGARAEAGEEIIPVPTSEEETVIKAQIAKRMEQSPGWFTKMRDQIKGVSEETTTGVHRLYDLVKQGQLPFPAINVNDSVTKSKFDNKYGCKESLVDGIRRATDTMMAGKVAVVMGYGDVGKGSAASLSGAGARVKVTEVDPICALQAAMDGFEVVLLEENLDADIFITTTGNKDVIRIEHMREMKDMAIVGNIGHFDNEIQVASLKNHKWTNIKEQVDMIEMPSGNRIILLSEGRLLNLGNATGHPSFVMSASFTNQVLAQIELWTRNEHYENDVYILPKHLDEKVARLHLDRIGVKLTKMDPDQAAYIGVAPEGPFKPEHYRY
- a CDS encoding heme biosynthesis protein HemY codes for the protein MIWSLVKIVIFVVAVAALALGAGWLLESEGGIQIVVAGTEFTLGPLQSVIALVALVFAVWVLLKLLGLLIAVWHFLNGDDTAISRFFARRKYSKGFDALAEGMMALASGEARTALAKAEKADRYLDRPELTSLLTAQAAEMAGDRKKAEETYRKLVTNDATRFVGVRGIMKQKLADGDTDTALQLAEKAFAIKPKHEETQDILLKLQADKEDWTGARATLSAKLKHGNLPRDVHKRRDAVLALSEARKVLEEDETIEAREAAIEANRLSPDLIPAAVMAAQGYIEKGQKRYATRILKKAWDAQPHPDVAAAFAGIEPNEGSAERLKRFAALTKTTADHAETKMLMSELHIADEDFPAARRALGGLAQSDPTTRSLTLMAAIERGEGASDAVVQGWLARAVTASRGPQWVCDNCQNIMTAWAPTCSNCGAFDTLTWKRPPNAELALPGGSEMLPLLVGAPEGTKDENEGAVVEEANVIEAEDMGNPTVKNT
- a CDS encoding SCO family protein; its protein translation is MTRIIAPVAALVAALFLGGIWWVTQSGGEDTAFAQCNATQVAGDGNGIGGPFELVNAEGQTVTDQDVITEPSLIYFGYTFCPDVCPLDTARNAEAVDVLAERGVSVTPVFISIDPERDTPDIVGDFAYNLHEKMIGLTGSLEQTDAASKAYRTYYKAHDKSDEFYLVDHSTFTYLVLPEHGFVEFFRRDIGADAMADRVACFVENA
- a CDS encoding polysaccharide biosynthesis/export family protein — translated: MLLFVLAACTLPRGAAIEGEVIRNQNNEDAAFSVVPITRENVAQLATWPVTGWEGQYHWFTRNPGPKSNVIRPGDSINLVIWDNQENSLLTGLQQQNVALEGIIVSPGGMIFVPYIDEVRVSGSTPDAARRQIEEQLRSVVPDPQVQLSVLSGPDNSVDAVGGFNAPGNFPLPNRNFSILSLISAAGGISPELQNPLVRVTRGGQTFGIRADDLFKRPSANVILRGGDQIIAEEDERYFVALGATGTETIVPFTQERINAVEALALVNGINDSRGNPKGVLILRDYTRQDLRADGSGPTKTQVVFAIDLTSADSLFAARKFNINPGDLVLATESPISSVRTIFGLIGSVVGVGNSLDGS
- the regB gene encoding sensor histidine kinase RegB, whose protein sequence is MAQPDFGLLTGQQRSNWIRLRTMILLRWVAIVGQLVALTVAQRLYGLQLELGLCYLAVGVSVIGNLIAIFVFPENKRLNEGENMMMVLFDVLQLGFLLFLTGGLHNPFALLLLGPVTISAAVLTTRSTLLVGATAIVIVTILSEYHLPLRTQQGFILRIPDLFVFGNWIALVIAICFIGLYSRRVTSEIHSMSDALSATQLALSREQKLTDLGGVVAAAAHELGTPLATIKLTSAELIEELDDRPELKEDAALIREQADRCRDILRDMGRAGKDDLHLRQAPLMTVVQEAAEPHTHRGKAVEYTHDPDAGDEIDQPAILRQPEIIHGLRNLVQNAVDFARSTVWIEAHWTDTQITIRIMDDGRGFPPQLLGRIGDPFVRRRKTSSERAQRPEYEGMGLGLFIAKTLLERSGAELAFANGADPYGAWRPNDTHIGAIVEVTWPRETVDARQGKNAITIGQNEPIRT
- a CDS encoding GNAT family N-acetyltransferase, coding for MIHVRPAIALDAPSMASLLNAIIDRGGTTALTTKVSGVDLADWMAANDGRAAWHVAVNQAEQVVGFQWIERANYLPPEAAEIATFVQMGQTGLGIGSKLFDATRKAAKAIGYTWINANIRADNEGGLIYYQSRGFQDYGRLDGYEMANGQIVDKILKRYDL
- a CDS encoding ActR/PrrA/RegA family redox response regulator transcription factor; protein product: MAEAAMRDLGADKSLLLVDDDEPFLRRLAKAMEKRGFEIETADSVTAGKAIATARPPAYAVVDLRLEDGNGLDVVEVLRDKRPDARVVVLTGYGAIATAVAAVKIGATDYLSKPADATDITNALLATGDDLPPPPENPMSADRVRWEHIQRVYELCDRNVSETARRLNMHRRTLQRILAKRSPR